The Agreia sp. COWG nucleotide sequence CTCATCATCGGCGTGGTCGTTTTGTGCATCATCGGTGTCGCCGCCTGGGTCGGTGTGCGCGGCTATCTCGCAAAGGGTGAGCTGGAAGCCGCCCTCCCTCTGGTGACGCAGCTCAAGTCTCAGGTCACGTCAGGAGATTCTGCCGGTGCCGCCGCGTCGATGACGCAGCTCACCAATCACGCGCAGTCGGCAGCCGAGCTGACGAGTGATCCTGTTTGGCGTGCAGCCGAGGTCGTGCCATGGGTCGGCAGCAATCTCACTGTGATGCGCGAGCTGTCGTCGACGGTGAACGATGTCTCTCGCTACGGAATCGCGCCGTTGGCGAACTTGTCCGGCTCCATAGGTCTGGCTGACTTCAAACCGGCAAATGGTCGCGTCGACCTGCAACCCCTGCTTGACGCGCAGGGCGTCTTGACCGACTCCTCAGCGGCAGTGGGTACTGCTGTGGCGCGCGTCGATGCGCTCGACGCCACTGGGGTCATCGGGCCGCTGGCCGACGCACGAGAGCAGCTTCTCGACAAGCTCACAGAGGCGTCGGCCGAGCTGACGATTTTGAGCAAGGCATCTGTGCTGCTGCCGGCCATGCTCGGCGCTGACGGGCCGCGCGACTATCTTCTACTTTTTCAAAACAACGCTGAGTTGAGGTCGACGGGGGGTATCCCCGGGGCGCTTGCTCTCGTAACAACGGATTCCGGCTCCATCAAGCTGGGTGCGCAGACCTCGGCCAGCAGCTTTAGGCAGTTTTCCGCTCCGGTGATCGAGCTGCCGATCGACACCAAGTCGCTCTACGGTGATCACACCGCCGAGTTCATGCAAGACGTGAACTTCACGCCAAACTTCGCTCTCTCGGGCCAGATAGCTCGCGAGATGTGGAACAGAAAGTACGGCGTTCAGGTCGATGGAGTGATCTCGCTCGATCCGGTCGCGCTGTCGTATCTGCTGAGGGCGACGGGCCCGATCACGCTGCCGACGGGTGATCAGCTCACGAGCGACAACGCGGTGAAACTGTTGCTGCAGGATGTCTACGCCAAGTACAAGAATCCGGCCGAGCAGGACGCCTTCTTCGCCTCGGCCGCCGCGGCCGTCTTTGAGAAGATTTCTGGAGGCAATGTCGATCCGTCTGCGCTGGTCACCGCGCTGGGCCAGGCCGGCGACGAAAACCGCGTACTGGTGTGGAGCGCCCACGACGACGATCAACAGGTGCTCGCCGACACGACCTTGGCGGGCGGGTTGCCGCAGAGCTCGTCGACCGATCAGAAGTTCGGCGTGTACTTCAACGACAGCACCACCGCAAAGATGGATCCCTACCTCAAGGTCGACATCGCTGCGGGACAGGCCGTCTGCCGAAACGATCGACTGCCGCTCAACTCGGTGCGGGTGACGCTCACGAACA carries:
- a CDS encoding DUF4012 domain-containing protein encodes the protein MSSAEESLAPSAVHVSRRSRRKRPRKKLIALIIGVVVLCIIGVAAWVGVRGYLAKGELEAALPLVTQLKSQVTSGDSAGAAASMTQLTNHAQSAAELTSDPVWRAAEVVPWVGSNLTVMRELSSTVNDVSRYGIAPLANLSGSIGLADFKPANGRVDLQPLLDAQGVLTDSSAAVGTAVARVDALDATGVIGPLADAREQLLDKLTEASAELTILSKASVLLPAMLGADGPRDYLLLFQNNAELRSTGGIPGALALVTTDSGSIKLGAQTSASSFRQFSAPVIELPIDTKSLYGDHTAEFMQDVNFTPNFALSGQIAREMWNRKYGVQVDGVISLDPVALSYLLRATGPITLPTGDQLTSDNAVKLLLQDVYAKYKNPAEQDAFFASAAAAVFEKISGGNVDPSALVTALGQAGDENRVLVWSAHDDDQQVLADTTLAGGLPQSSSTDQKFGVYFNDSTTAKMDPYLKVDIAAGQAVCRNDRLPLNSVRVTLTNTAPADSATSLPDYVTGGGEFGIPPGNIRTNIAAYGAEGLYNLGVARDGAAVPYQPAAESGYGVSKVEIELAPGDSTTLDFQFLGDKAQNKTVSVQHTPFIYSLETKPLEVDCANALQ